One genomic window of Glycine soja cultivar W05 chromosome 9, ASM419377v2, whole genome shotgun sequence includes the following:
- the LOC114367113 gene encoding probable prolyl 4-hydroxylase 12 isoform X2: MTSISLLHALFVFFFLIATSLTESRKELRSKQETALQMLEHSIHYSNRINPSRVVQISWQPRVFLYKGFLSDKECDYLVSLAYAVKEKSSGNGGFSEGVETFLDIEDDILARIEERLSLWAFLPKEYSKPLQVMHYGPEPNGRNLDYFTNKTQLELSGPLMATIVLYLSNAATQGGQILFPESVPRSSSWSSCSNSSNILQPVKGNAILFFSLHPSASPDKNSFHARCPVLEGNMWSAIKYFYAKPISSGEVSAISDGGECTDEDDNCPAWAAMGECQRNPVFMIGSPDYYGTCRKSCNAC, translated from the exons ATGACTTCTATCTCCCTTCTTCACGCCCTGTTCGTGTTCTTCTTCCTAATTGCCACTTCTCTTACGGAAAG TAGGAAGGAATTAAGGAGCAAGCAGGAAACTGCATTACAAATGTTAGAGCACTCAATTCATTATTCCAACAGAATTAATCCATCACGTGTTGTCCAAATCTCCTGGCAACCAAG GGTTTTTCTGTACAAAGGGTTTTTGTCGGACAAGGAGTGTGACTACCTTGTTTCTTTG GCATATGCTGTGAAAGAAAAATCCTCAGGGAATGGTGGCTTTTCAGAGGGGGTTGAAACTTTCTTGGATATCGAA GATGATATTCTTGCAAGAATTGAAGAAAGACTTTCACTTTGGGCTTTCCTTCCTAAAG AGTACAGCAAGCCTTTGCAGGTCATGCATTATGGGCCTGAGCCGAATGGTCGGAACTTAGATTATTTTACAAACAAAACCCAATTAGAATTAAGTGGACCTTTAATGGCAACAATTGTTCTATATCTCTCAAATGCTGCTACTCAAGGGGGTCAAATTCTCTTTCCTGAATCAGTT CCCAGGAGTAGCAGCTGGTCAAGTTGTAGTAATAGCAGCAACATTCTCCAACCAGTAAAAGGGAATGCAATTctgtttttctctcttcaccCGAGTGCTTCTCCTGACAAGAATAGCTTCCATGCTAGATGCCCTGTCCTTGAGGGTAATATGTGGTCTGCAATTAAATACTTCTATGCAAAACCAATTAGTAGTGGCGAAGTCTCAGCCATTTCAGATGGTGGTGAATGCACTGATGAGGATGACAATTGTCCCGCTTGGGCAGCCATGGGAGAATGTCAAAGAAACCCTGTGTTCATGATTGGATCTCCTGATTATTATGGTACATGTAGGAAAAGTTGTAATGCATGCTGA
- the LOC114367113 gene encoding probable prolyl 4-hydroxylase 12 isoform X1 translates to MTSISLLHALFVFFFLIATSLTESSRKELRSKQETALQMLEHSIHYSNRINPSRVVQISWQPRVFLYKGFLSDKECDYLVSLAYAVKEKSSGNGGFSEGVETFLDIEDDILARIEERLSLWAFLPKEYSKPLQVMHYGPEPNGRNLDYFTNKTQLELSGPLMATIVLYLSNAATQGGQILFPESVPRSSSWSSCSNSSNILQPVKGNAILFFSLHPSASPDKNSFHARCPVLEGNMWSAIKYFYAKPISSGEVSAISDGGECTDEDDNCPAWAAMGECQRNPVFMIGSPDYYGTCRKSCNAC, encoded by the exons ATGACTTCTATCTCCCTTCTTCACGCCCTGTTCGTGTTCTTCTTCCTAATTGCCACTTCTCTTACGGAAAG CAGTAGGAAGGAATTAAGGAGCAAGCAGGAAACTGCATTACAAATGTTAGAGCACTCAATTCATTATTCCAACAGAATTAATCCATCACGTGTTGTCCAAATCTCCTGGCAACCAAG GGTTTTTCTGTACAAAGGGTTTTTGTCGGACAAGGAGTGTGACTACCTTGTTTCTTTG GCATATGCTGTGAAAGAAAAATCCTCAGGGAATGGTGGCTTTTCAGAGGGGGTTGAAACTTTCTTGGATATCGAA GATGATATTCTTGCAAGAATTGAAGAAAGACTTTCACTTTGGGCTTTCCTTCCTAAAG AGTACAGCAAGCCTTTGCAGGTCATGCATTATGGGCCTGAGCCGAATGGTCGGAACTTAGATTATTTTACAAACAAAACCCAATTAGAATTAAGTGGACCTTTAATGGCAACAATTGTTCTATATCTCTCAAATGCTGCTACTCAAGGGGGTCAAATTCTCTTTCCTGAATCAGTT CCCAGGAGTAGCAGCTGGTCAAGTTGTAGTAATAGCAGCAACATTCTCCAACCAGTAAAAGGGAATGCAATTctgtttttctctcttcaccCGAGTGCTTCTCCTGACAAGAATAGCTTCCATGCTAGATGCCCTGTCCTTGAGGGTAATATGTGGTCTGCAATTAAATACTTCTATGCAAAACCAATTAGTAGTGGCGAAGTCTCAGCCATTTCAGATGGTGGTGAATGCACTGATGAGGATGACAATTGTCCCGCTTGGGCAGCCATGGGAGAATGTCAAAGAAACCCTGTGTTCATGATTGGATCTCCTGATTATTATGGTACATGTAGGAAAAGTTGTAATGCATGCTGA